From the Microplitis mediator isolate UGA2020A chromosome 6, iyMicMedi2.1, whole genome shotgun sequence genome, one window contains:
- the LOC130669675 gene encoding uncharacterized protein LOC130669675 → MMNLNKYIILCLLYVCVVVCNKIKILGPLGSTDPPISHIHTRQLLELCFSEKMSHIAITSDLTDIMYQFKQDDLPISSFFIFDRIEIPSSKNFYFQQNYDQYISCQCYIFSVNSLYKLGSERARLYELYFWNTKNLVLIVGDQCSDAMKALKWLSEGQAIKSYFLCPDEFNNNTDIYMFNPYGDRAPKLWNKVETTDRPYDQWTVYKMPFVNDQSICSNLTYDKTEILDGYQLQVQGFEWMNFDKINLNEYDRSNTSDLYLKKTLLFYKNLFSAMNVTPIAYNENVTDYDVISVVDPRILEIVSSDLAFFSFYEQSGYVILTQKQSLIPTISQVAEEFFTYQNIVMSSIVLVILFIIILFNHKFHFGGAALDLLSFLLNMGLTTPINRLWMRITFLSATLFVIIFNPALQGLLTSILTRPEYRNVQTLKDLRDNNYHVYWSTIYEYNVILDSQLWDEDSLNKYVHVMYPGEQDYCTKNVRSKSTMACLIDFDSLEATDLDLHISKEFSHKIHGFIRPINWGLNEKAQKIAMKLFDSGFSDHVQKRNLYRILMKRKIKMDKIKALRDYEQLNLQDSALVYIAMTLVAAWAFLVLGVEILFKKIETFFKKRSQEAEMSKLEIRRRIASTVRKIAILSQEVIDV, encoded by the exons atgatgaatttaaataaatatatcattttgTGTTTATTGTATGTGTGCGTCGTCGTGtgcaacaaaattaaaattcttggACCTTTAGGATCAACAGACCCTCCGATTTCCCATATTCATACG cgACAATTACTGGAATTAtgtttttctgaaaaaatgagTCATATTGCGATTACTTCCGATCTGACTGACATTATGTACCAATTTAAACAGGACGATCTACCGATcagttctttttttatatttgatcgAATTGAGATTccaagttcaaaaaatttctactttcaGCAAAATTACGATCAATATATTTCATGTCAGTGCTACATTTTTTCGGTTAATTCACTATATAAACTTGGAAGTGAACGTGCCAGACTctatgaattatatttttggaataCCAAAAATTTAGTGTTAATAGTCGGGGATCAGTGCAGCGATGCAATGAAGGCACTGAAATGGTTATCGGAAGGTCAGGCTATCAAATCATATTTCCTGTGCCCCGATGAATTCAACAACAATACAGACATCTATATGTTCAACCCTTACGGTGATAGGGCGCCAAAGCTCTGGAACAAAGTTGAGACAACAGACCGACCATATGATCAGTGGACAGTCTATAAAATGCCATTTGTTAATG ATCAGAGTATATGTTCCAATTTAACTTATGACAAAACAGAGATTTTAGATGGTTACCAACTTCAAGTTCAGGGTTTTGAGTGGATGAACTtcgacaaaataaatttaaatgaatatgacAGATCCAATACATCCGATCtgtacttgaaaaaaacaCTTCTTTTCTACAAGAATCTATTCTCAGCTATGAATGTCACCCCTATAGCTTACAATGAAAATGTAACAGATTATGACGTGATAAGTGTAGTGGATCCACGAATACTCGAAATCGTTTCTTCCGACCTagcctttttttctttttatgaaCAAAGTGGTTACGTTATACTCACACAAAAACAAAGTTTGATACCGACGATCAGCCAAGTAGCCGAGGAATTTTTCACTTATCAAAATATAGTAATGTCGTCCATTGTTTTGGTAATACTATTCATCATAATTCTGTTTAATCACAAGTTCCATTTCGGTGGAGCTGCTTTAGATCTCTTGTCATTTCTATTAAACATGGGGTTAACTACTCCTATAAATCGGTTATGGATGCGAATTACTTTCTTGAGTGCAACTTTAtttgttatcatttttaatccggCGTTGCAGGGGCTACTGACTTCAATATTGACTCGACCAGAGTATAGGAATGTCCAAACCCTAAAAGATCTTCGCGACAATAATTACCACGTCTACTGGTCTACGATCTATGAGTATAATGTAATACTTGACAGTCAGCTATGGGATGAGGATTCTTTGAATAAATATGTCCACGTGATGTATCCGGGAGAACAAGATTATTGCACGAAGAACGTTAGAAGTAAATCTACTATGGCTTGTTTAATTGACTTTGACTCGCTTGAAGCTACGGACTTAGACTTACATATTTCGAAAGagttttctcataaaattcaTGGATTTATACGACCTATAAACTGGGGACTCAATGAAAAAGCTCAAAAGATCGCGATGAAGTTGTTTGATAGTGGTTTTTCGGATCATGTTCAAAAGCGtaatttatatagaattttgatgaaaagaaaaatcaaaatggataaaataaaagcactACGAGATTATGAACAATTGAATCTCCAAGATTCTGCGTTAGTCTACATTGCAATGACACTGGTTGCAGCCTGGGCATTCCTTGTTTTGGGTGTCGAAattctgtttaaaaaaatagaaacattttttaagaaacgtTCACAAGAGGCGGAAATGAGTAAATTGGAGATTCGAAGGAGAATCGCGTCTACCGTCAGAAAAATAGCCATTCTTTCTCAAGAGGTAATCGATGTTTag
- the LOC130670585 gene encoding uncharacterized protein LOC130670585, producing the protein MKNNSSGSTNPPISQIHAQQLLELCFPDQMSHVAITPDLTDVIYQIKQSDQPFSSVFIVDQMKFAVREYDSYFREIREEYISWRCCIFSVNSLHTLQRRSFYENFWDSKKLILIVGNQCSDALKALKWLWESHASKSYFLCPNEFNNNTNIYIFNPYGDRAPKLWSKVETTDRPYDQWTVYKMPFVNDQSICSSLTYDKTEKLDGYQISIFDFEMMNFDKINFNEYDRSNTSDLYLKKTLLFYKNLFSAMNVTPIAYNENVIDFDWISVANPQLHEFVRNRQDIFPFYEQSGYVILTQKQSLIPTVSQVADEFFTYQNIVMSSVVLVILFIIILFNHKFHFGGAALDLLSFLLNMELTTPINRLWMRITFLSATLFVLIFNPALQGLLTSVLTRPEYRNVQTLKDLRDNNYHVYWSTIYEYNIILDSQLWDEDSLNKYVHVMYPGERDYCMKNVRNNSTIACLIDFDSLEATNLDLHISKEFSHKIHVFTCSKDWGLNKKAEKIAMKLFESGFSDYAQKRNLYRILMKRKIKMDKIKALRDYEQLNLQDSALAYIAMTLAAAWAFLVLGVEILFKKIETFFEKRSREAKMRKLEVRRRIASTVRKIVILSEEVIDV; encoded by the exons ATGAAGAACAATTCTTCAGGATCAACGAATCCTCCGATTTCTCAAATTCATGCG CAACAATTACTGGAATTGTGTTTTCCTGATCAGATGAGTCATGTTGCGATTACTCCCGATTTGACTGATGTTATTTATCAAATCAAACAGAGCGATCAACCATTCAGTTCTGTTTTTATAGTTGATCAAATGAAGTTCGCAGTTAGAGAGTATGACTCGTATTTTAGGGAAATACGTGAAGAATACATTTCATGGCGGTGCTGCATTTTTTCTGTTAATTCACTCCATACACTTCAAAGAAGAtctttttatgaaaatttttgggatagcaaaaaattaattttaatagtcGGGAACCAGTGCAGCGATGCATTGAAGGCACTGAAATGGTTATGGGAAAGTCATGCTAGCAAATCATATTTCCTGTGCCCCAATGAATTCAACAACAATACAAACATCTACATATTTAACCCTTACGGTGATAGGGCGCCAAAGCTCTGGAGCAAAGTTGAGACAACAGACCGACCATATGATCAGTGGACAGTCTACAAAATGCCATTCGTTAACG ATCAGAGTATATGTTCCAGTTTAACTTATGACAAAACGGAGAAATTAGATGGTTACcaaatatcgatttttgatTTTGAGATGATGAACTtcgacaaaataaattttaatgaatatgaCAGATCCAATACATCCGATCtgtacttgaaaaaaacaCTTCTTTTCTACAAAAATCTATTCTCAGCTATGAATGTCACCCCTATTGCTTACAATGAAAATGTAATAGATTTTGACTGGATAAGTGTAGCGAATCCACAACTACACGAATTCGTACGTAATCGACAGGACATTTTTCCTTTTTATGAACAAAGTGGTTACGTTATACTCACACAAAAACAAAGTTTAATACCGACAGTTAGCCAAGTAGCCGACGAATTTTTTACGTATCAAAATATAGTAATGTCGTCCGTGGTTTTGGTAATACTGTTCATCATAATTCTGTTTAATCACAAGTTCCATTTCGGTGGAGCTGCTTTAGATCTCTTGTCATTTCTATTGAATATGGAATTAACGACTCCTATAAATCGGTTATGGATGCGAATTACTTTCTTGAGTGCAACTTTATTTGTTCTCATTTTTAATCCGGCGTTGCAGGGGCTACTGACTTCAGTATTGACTCGACCAGAGTACAGAAATGTCCAAACCCTAAAAGATCTTCGGGACAATAATTACCACGTCTACTGGTCTACGATCTATGAGTACAATATAATACTTGATAGTCAGCTATGGGATGAAGATTCTTTGAATAAATATGTCCACGTGATGTACCCGGGAGAACGAGATTATTGCATGAAGAACGTTAGAAATAATTCTACGATCGCTTGTTTAATTGACTTTGACTCGCTTGAAGCTACAAACTTAGACTTACATATTTCAAAAGagttttctcataaaattcaTGTATTTACGTGTTCTAAAGACTGGGGGCTCAATAAAAAAGCTGAAAAGATCGCGATGAAATTGTTTGAAAGTGGTTTTTCGGATTATGCTCAAAAGCGtaatttatatagaattttgaTGAAAAGGAAAATCAAAATGgataaaattaaagcattacgAGATTATGAGCAATTGAATCTACAAGATTCTGCGTTAGCCTACATTGCAATGACACTGGCCGCAGCCTGGGCATTTCTTGTTTTGGGTGTCGAAattctgtttaaaaaaatagaaactttttttgagaaaCGTTCACGAGAGGCGAAAATGAGAAAATTGGAGGTTCGAAGGAGAATCGCGTCTACCGTCAGGAAAATAGTCATTCTCTCTGAAGAGGTAATCGACGTTTAG
- the LOC130669696 gene encoding uncharacterized protein LOC130669696, whose protein sequence is MNLTKYIFLCSLFVCVIVCDKMKINTSGSKDPPISHIHTRQLLELCFPDQIRQVAITPDLTDIIYLIKQNDQPFSSVFIFDQIKIYFRRNYFNANNYEAYISCQCYIFSVNSLDTLGKDIFYSPNWDSEKLMLIVGDQCSDALKALKKLWKGQAIKSYFLCPDEFNNNTDIYMFNPYGDRAPKLWSKVEARDRPYDRWTVYKMPFVNDQSICSSLTFDKTEILDGHQIPILDFEMMNFDKINFNEYDRSNTSDMNLKKTILFYKNIFSAMNVTPIAFNENKTDFEGINLTDPQLLEFVTDKPNFFPFYEQSGYVILTQKQSLIPTFSQVADEFFTYQNIVMSSIVLVILFIIILFNHKFHFGGAALDLLSFLLNMGLTTPINRLWMRITFLSATLFVIIFNPALQGLLTSVLTRPEYRNVQTLKDLRDNNYHVYWSTIYEYNIILDSQLWDEDSLNKYVHVMYPGDQDYCTKNVGNNSTIACLIDFDSLEATNLDSHISKEFSHKIHVFANPINWGLDKKAQKLAMKLFESGFSDYAQKRNLYRILMKRKIKMDKIKALRDYEQLNLEESALVYIAMTLAAAWAFLVLGVEILFKKIETFFEKRSREAEMRKLKIRRRIASTVRKIAIFSQEVIDV, encoded by the exons atgaatttaacgaaatatatttttttgtgttcattATTTGTGTGCGTCATTGTGTGCGACAAAATGAAGATCAACACTTCAGGATCAAAAGATCCTCCGATTTCTCACATTCATACG CGACAATTACTGGAGTTATGTTTTCCTGATCAGATACGTCAAGTTGCGATTACGCCCGATTTGACTGATATTATTTACCTAATCAAACAGAACGATCAACCATTCAGTTctgtttttatatttgatcaaattaagatttattttCGAAGGAATTACTTCAATGCGAATAATTACGAGGCATACATTTCATGTCAGTGCTACATTTTTTCTGTGAATTCACTCGATACACTTGGAaaggacattttttattcaccTAATTGGGATAGCgaaaaattaatgttaatagTCGGGGATCAGTGCAGTGATGCATTGAAGGCACTGAAAAAGCTATGGAAAGGTCAGGCTATCAAATCATATTTCCTGTGCCCCGATGAATTCAACAACAATACAGACATCTATATGTTCAACCCTTACGGTGATAGGGCGCCAAAGCTCTGGAGCAAAGTTGAGGCAAGAGACCGACCATATGATCGGTGGACAGTTTACAAAATGCCATTCGTTAACG ATCAGAGTATATGTTCCAGTTTAACTTTTGACAAAACGGAGATTTTAGATGGTCATCAAATTCCGATTTTGGATTTCGAGATGATGAACTtcgacaaaataaattttaatgaatatgaCAGATCCAATACATCCGatatgaacttgaaaaaaacaattcttttCTACAAGAATATATTCTCAGCCATGAATGTCACTCCTATAGctttcaatgaaaataaaacagaTTTTGAGGGGATAAATCTAACAGATCCACAACTACTTGAATTCGTCACTGATAAGCCGaacttttttcctttttatGAACAAAGTGGTTACGTTATACTAACACAAAAACAAAGTTTAATACCGACATTTAGCCAAGTAGCCGacgaattttttacttatcaaAATATAGTAATGTCGTCCATTGTTTTGGTAATACTATTCATCATAATTCTGTTTAATCACAAGTTTCATTTCGGTGGAGCTGCTTTAGATCTCTTGTCATTTCTGTTGAATATGGGATTAACGACTCCTATAAATCGGTTATGGATGCGGATTACTTTCTTGAGTGCAACTTTAtttgttatcatttttaatccggCGTTGCAGGGGCTACTGACTTCAGTATTGACTCGACCAGAGTACAGAAATGTCCAAACCCTAAAAGATCTTCGCGACAATAATTACCACGTCTACTGGTCTACGATCTATGAGTACAATATAATACTTGATAGTCAGCTATGGGATGAAGATTCTTTGAATAAATATGTCCACGTGATGTATCCGGGAGATCAAGATTATTGCACGAAGAACGTTGGAAATAATTCCACAATCGCTTGTTTAATTGACTTCGACTCACTTGAAGCTACGAACTTGGACTCACATATTTCGAAAGagttttctcataaaattcaTGTATTTGCAAATCCTATCAACTGGGGACTCGATAAAAAAGCTCAAAAATTAGCGATGAAGTTGTTTGAAAGTGGTTTTTCGGATTATGCTCAAAAGCGtaatttatatagaattttgaTGAAAAGGAAAATCAAAATGgataaaattaaagcattacgAGATTATGAGCAATTGAATCTCGAAGAGTCTGCGTTAGTCTACATTGCGATGACACTGGCTGCAGCCTGGGCATTTCTGGTTTTGGGTGTCGAAattctgtttaaaaaaatagaaacatTTTTTGAGAAACGTTCACGAGAGGCGGAAATGAGAAAATTGAAGATTCGAAGGAGAATTGCGTCTACCGTCAGGAAAATAGCCATTTTCTCTCAAGAAGTAATCGACGTTTAA
- the LOC130669916 gene encoding uncharacterized protein LOC130669916 has product MTFVNDAELCPSITFDKTETLDGHRLQIQTSTEVSKNTQTFYDIILSFMNITPVAYKPSRLKFDSLKVQDPSLLREKNTKVSNIIPFYQQRGFVIVTQKQRIIPTFNQVVDNFFTYQNIIMSSVILVFIFAMILVNHKYDFGAAALDLLALILNMGMMIPINKLTMRITFISATLFALIFNPALQGQLTSILTKPGSRNVENLKDLRDNGYHIYSSSPYVLNELIDSKLWDDESFEKYVHPTLATTPTKCLDDAEKNSSIACLVDFGLFDKIKPDFHISKEFSYNYYVYVTPRTWPLSKRMNKIAMKLFESGQSSYFENRSSFRNLMKQRKKLKKIRALQQYDQLNLENSALVYISIALSAAWAILVFGIEVMIRKIEVRLDKRLKQAAVEKLTIRKRIMATVNRITFLDQQV; this is encoded by the exons ATGACGTTCGTAAATG ATGCAGAGTTATGTCCAAGTATTACTTTTGACAAAACGGAAACCCTAGACGGCCACAGACTTCAAATCCAAACAAGTACCGAGGTGTCGAAGAACACACAAACTTTTTACGACATAATACTTTCATTCATGAATATTACTCCTGTTGCATACAAACCTTCTCGGCTAAAATTCGATTCACTAAAAGTGCAGGACCCTTCACTCCTTAGAGAAAAAAACACTAAAGTCTCAAACATTATTCCGTTTTATCAGCAACGCGGTTTCGTTATCGTGACCCAAAAACAAAGAATCATTCCGACTTTCAACCAAGTAGTTGATAATTTCTTCacttatcaaaatataatcatGTCGTCTGTTATTTTGGTATTCATATTTGCTATGATTCTGGTGAACCACAAGTACGATTTCGGTGCAGCTGCCTTAGATCTCTTGGCTCTGATATTAAACATGGGGATGATGATCCCCATCAACAAGTTGACGATGCGCATAACTTTCATAAGCGCGACCCTGTTCGCTTTGATTTTCAACCCGGCGttgcagggtcaactgacctCTATTTTGACCAAACCGGGCAGCAGGAatgttgaaaatttgaagGATCTACGCGATAACGGTTATCACATTTATTCGTCTTCTCCCTACGTcctaaatgaattaattgacAGTAAGCTATGGGATGATGAGTCTTTCGAAAAATACGTGCACCCAACACTCGCAACTACTCCCACAAAATGCCTGGATGACGcggaaaaaaattcgtctATTGCCTGTTTGGTTGACTTCGGgctttttgataaaataaaacccgACTTCCACATTTCGAAAGAGTTTTCTTACAACTACTACGTGTATGTGACTCCCCGAACTTGGCCGCTGAGTAAAAGAATGAATAAGATAGCTATGAAGTTGTTCGAAAGCGGCCAGTCGAGTTATTTCGAGAACCGGAGTTCGTTCCGAAATTTGATGaaacagagaaaaaaattgaaaaaaatcagagcGCTGCAACAGTACGATCAGTTGAATCTTGAAAATTCCGCGTTAGTTTACATTTCGATAGCACTGTCCGCAGCCTGGGCGATTCTCGTTTTTGGTATCGAAGTTATGATCAGAAAGATCGAAGTCCGTTTGGATAAGCGGTTAAAACAGGCAGCGGTGGAAAAATTGACGATCAGAAAAAGAATTATGGCTACCGTTAATAGAATAACTTTTCTTGATCAACAAGTTTAA
- the LOC130669815 gene encoding uncharacterized protein LOC130669815, translating to MYQFKQNDQPISSFFINDLIKPREHNVYSILNNYDECSSCQCYIISVNSIDILESQHTGMYPSIFWDSKNLVLIVGNQCSDAFKALKWLWKRQAIKSYFMCPDEFNNNTDIYMFNPYGDRAPKLWSKVETTDRPYDQWTVYKMPFVNDQSLCSSLTFDKTENLDGYQLPVEGFKWINFDKINFNEDDRSKTFYMNILTKTILFYKNILSAMNVTPIAYKENATFFEMMNVGDPRLLEYVSYGQIFFPFYEQSGYVILTQKQSLIPTISQVAEKFFTYQNIVMSSIVLVILFIIILFNHKFHFGGVALDLLSFLLNVRLTTPINRLWLRITFLSATLFVLIFNPALQGQLTSILTRPEYRNVQTLKDLRDNNYHVYWSTVDEYNVILDSQLWDEDSLNKYVHLINLDERDYCIKNVRSNSSMACLIDFYSLEATNLDLHISKEFSQKIHVFITSPHWALNEKAQKIAMKLFESGFSDYAQKRNLYRILMKRKIKMDKIKALRDYEQLNLEDYALVYIAMTLAAAWAFLVLGAEILFKKIETFFEERSREAEMRKLEIRRRIASTVRKVAILSQEVIDV from the exons ATGTACCAATTCAAACAGAACGATCAACCAATcagttctttttttataaatgatctAATTAAACCTCGAGAGCACAATGTGTACTCTATTCTGAACAATTACGATGAATGTAGTTCATGTCAGTGCTACATTATTTCTGTTAATTCAATCGATATACTTGAAAGTCAACATACCGGAATGTATCCATCAATTTTTTGGGATAGCAAAAATTTAGTGTTAATAGTCGGGAACCAGTGCAGCGATGCATTCAAGGCACTGAAATGGTTATGGAAACGTCAGGCTATCAAATCATATTTCATGTGCCCCGATGAATTCAACAACAATACAGACATCTATATGTTTAACCCTTACGGTGATAGAGCGCCAAAGCTCTGGAGCAAAGTTGAGACAACAGACCGACCATATGATCAATGGACAGTCTACAAAATGCCATTTGTTAACG ATCAAAGTCTATGTTCCAGTTTAACTTTTGACAAAACGGAGAATTTAGATGGTTACCAACTTCCAGTTGAGGGTTTCAAGTGGATAAACTtcgacaaaataaattttaatgaagatGACAGATCCAAAACATTCTATATGAACATTTTGACAAAAACAATTCTTTTTTACAAGAATATATTATCGGCTATGAATGTCACCCCTATAGCTTACAAGGAAAATGCAACATTTTTTGAGATGATGAATGTAGGGGATCCGCGACTACTCGAATACGTTTCTTAtggtcaaatattttttcctttttatgAACAAAGTGGTTACGTTATACTCACACAAAAACAAAGTTTAATACCGACGATCAGCCAAGTagccgagaaattttttacttatcaGAATATAGTAATGTCGTCCATTGTTTTGGTAATACTATTCATAATAATTCTGTTTAATCACAAGTTTCATTTCGGCGGAGTTGCTTTAGATCTCTTGTCATTTCTATTGAATGTGAGGTTAACGACTCCTATAAATCGGTTATGGCTGCGAATTACTTTCTTGAGTGCAACTTTATTTGTTCTCATTTTCAATCCGGCGTTGCAGGGGCAACTGACTTCAATATTGACTCGACCAGAGTATAGGAATGTCCAAACCCTAAAAGATCTTCGGGACAATAATTACCACGTCTACTGGTCTACGGTCGATGAGTATAATGTAATACTCGATAGTCAGTTATGGGATGAAGATTCTTTGAATAAATATGTCCACCTGATAAATCTGGACGAACGAGATTATTGCATAAAGAACGTTAGAAGTAATTCTTCTATGGCTTGTTTAATTGACTTTTActcacttgaagctacaaacTTAGACTTACATATTTCAAAAGagttttctcaaaaaattcatgtatTTATAACTAGTCCACATTGGGCACTCAATGAAAAAGCTCAAAAAATAGCGATGAAGTTGTTTGAAAGTGGTTTTTCGGATTATGCTCAAAAGCGtaatttatatagaattttgatgaagagaaaaatcaaaatggataaaattaaagcattacgAGATTATGAGCAATTAAATCTCGAGGATTATGCGTTAGTCTACATTGCGATGACACTGGCTGCAGCCTGGGCATTTCTTGTTTTGGGTGCCGAAattctgtttaaaaaaatagaaacatTCTTTGAGGAACGTTCACGAGAGGCGGAAATGAGAAAATTGGAGATTCGAAGGAGAATCGCATCGACCGTCAGGAAAGTAGCCATTCTCTCTCAAGAAGTAATCGACGTTTAA